Within the Burkholderia ubonensis genome, the region CCCGTCCAGAACAGCTTCCATTCGCTGCCCGGCGACGGATCGACGGCACGCACGCCCTGGACGATCATCCACGTGCAGCGCGTCGCCGCCGGGTCGGAGACGGGCCGGTGCAGGATGCCGGAGAAGTAGTAGAGCATCGGCGCTTCCGACTCGCCGAGCCCGTTCAGGCTCGCCATGCAGTCGCCGTCGTTCCATTCGAGCGCGAGGTGCGCGTTCAGGTCTTCGTACACCGAACGGTAGCTTTTCGCGACGTCGAGCCACGGCAGCAGCAGCGTGTAGACGAGGCCCCACGCGACGATCGCGCCCGACGCCCACGACAGTGCGCCGCGCCAGCGGCCCGTCGTGCGCAGCGTCGGCAGCAGCCAGAGCCATCCGACCGTCAGCGCGAGCGCGCCGAGCACGAGGCCCGGTTCGATCGGCATCGTCCAGTCGAGCGGCAGCCAGCGGCCGAGCGGCGCGAGGCGTTCGTGCGACGCGGCCGGATCGGCCATCACCGACCAGATCGTCCATGCGAGCACCGCGATGCTGCCGAACAGCGCGCGGCTCAGGTAATCCCACGCGACGTGCAGCCTTTGCGGCAGGCGGTCGATCGCCTGCGCGGCGACCAGCGCGAGCGGCGCGAAGAACGGCAGGATGTAGAGCTGGCGCGACGTCGCGGACACTTCCAGCACTGCCAGCCCGACGCCGGCGAACACGACCGGCAGCGCGATGCGCGGCGCGCGCCAGTCACGCCATGCGCCCCGGGCGAGCGCGACGATCGCGAGCGGCGTGACCGGGATGCCGACGGTCAGGAACGCGCGCAGGATGAACAGCGGCTTGTCGTTTTCCGCGCCGAGCTGCGGCACCGAGAAGCCGAAGAAGCGGCCGACGTTGTTGTCCCAGAACCAGGTGAGGAAGAGCGTCTCGGAGCGCAGGAACAGCGCGGTCGGCCAGATGATCGCGAACGGCGCGAACACCAGCGCGGCGATGCTGAGCGCGCGCGCGAACGCGCGGGTGCGGCATTCGGGATAGAGCGCCAGCACGGCGGTCAGCGTGGCGCCGAACACCAGCGGCACGAACAGTCCCTTCGCCATCAACGCGACGCCGACGCCCGCGCCGAACAGCGGCGCAGCCCAGGGGCCGGACGGCCGCACCGGCAGCCCGTGCTGCAATTGGCGCCCGCGCGCGACGTGCTGCATCACGAGTTCGAGCAGGCCGCAAAACGCGATTGCCGTGCCGGCGAACAGCGCGACGTCCGTCATCATGTCATGCACGTGCTTGACGACGACGAGGCTGCTTGCGCACAGCGCGACCGGCCCGATCACCTTCAGGTCGAACCAGCCGGCAGCGCCGCTCGCGACGCGCGCCGCGCGCGCGGTGAAGCCGAACGCGAGCGCCGCGAACAGCGCGCTCGCGAGCCGCGCCGCGTCGTGCAGCGGCAGCACGCGCTGCAGCAGCCAGGCGAGGCTCGTCGCGACCCAGGCGTAGAGCGGCGGCTTTTCCATGAACGGCGCGCCGGCATTGGTCGGCACGACGAGGTCGCCGGTCTCGAGCATGTGCTGGATGATGCCGAACGTGTAGGTTTCGTCCTGCTTCCACGGATCATGGCCCACTATGCCGGGCAGCAGGTACGCAGCCGCCAGTGCCGCGACCAGCAGCCACGCGCGCCAGGCCAGCCGCAGCGCGCGGTCGCGGGGCGCGTCGGCGACGCTCACGGCCACCGTCACGGCCGCAGCCGCGGCCGCGGCTGCCGCCCCGGACGGCGAGCCGGCGGTATGAAGCGTCGTATCGAGGTCGGGATCGGCGGCCGATCGGGTGTGGTGTGCCGAGGCTGGCACGGACGTGCGTCGCCGGCTGGGTGCTGCGGTTCCTGGCATGGAAAAGATCTCGGTCTGGTGAAGCCGGGCCGGCGACATTGGCCGGGCCGTTTTGGTTTGCATCGACGCGACCTGGCAGCCGGATGGCCGGTTGCGTCGCTGGGCGCTAGTAGACCACGAAACTGTTACGGATGTTTACTGGGAGCGCCACGATATTGTGGAGATTTGTGGTGTTGTGACCACCGGGCGAGTCGGGCGGCGGCCGGGGCGGCCGCCCTGGGGCCGGATCAGCGGCCGCCGCCGACGTCGAGGAGGGCGCCGGTCGTATACGACGCGGCATCGCCGAGCAGCCAGACGATCGCCTCGGCGACTTCCTGCGCTTCGCCCGCGCGGCCGAGCGGCGTCTGCGCGCCGAGGCGGCCGGCGCGGCCCGGCTGGCCGCCGCTCGCGTGGATCTCGGTTTCGATCAGGCCCGGCCGCACGGCGTTCACGCGCACGCCGTGCGGCCCGAGTTCCTTCGCGAGGCCGATCGTCAGCGAATCGACCGCGCCCTTCGACCCCGCATAGTCGACGTATTCGTTCGGCGAGCCGAGCCGGGCCGCGATCGACGACACGTTGACGATTGCGCCGCCGCGGCCGCCGCGATCGGTCGACAGCCGGCGCGCGGCCTCGCGCGCGCACAGGTACGCGCCGAGCACGTTGGTGTCGAACACCCGCTTCAGCCGTTCGACCGGCATGTCGGCGAGCGGCAGCGACGGCGCGACGATGCCGGCGTTGTTGACGAGCGCGTCGAGCCGGCCGAGCGTCGCGACGACGGTGTCGAACATCGCGACGACGTCCGCTTCGCTCGACACGTCGCCGGCCACGACGCACGCGCGGCCGCCCGCGTCGCGCACGGCGGCCGCGGTCGCGTCGGCCGCCGCCGCGTCGCGCGCGTAGTTGATGCCGACGTCCCAGCCGCGTGCAGCCGCGAGCACGGCGCATGCGCGGCCGATGCCGCGGCTCGCGCCGGTGATCAGGACGACTTTGCGTTCGGACGGTTCGGTCATCGCGCGCGGCTTGGCGTCATTCGGTTTCGTCGGGCGCCCACTTGTCGCGCGTGGGCGGCTGGTAGCCGCGCAGCTGCCCGATCAGCGCGGCCGGATCGGCGTCGATGCACAGCGTGTCGAAATAGGCGGGCCGCATGAAGCCTTCGTCGACCGTGTGCCGGAGCAGCGCGATCAGCGGATCGTAGAACGCGTCGATGTTGTAGAGCGCGACGGGCTTGCGGTGATAGCCGAGCTGCGCCCACGTGTAGACCTCGAAGAATTCCTCGAGCGTGCCGGCGCCGCCGGGCATCGCGACGAACCCGTCGGCGAGGTCGGCCATCATCTTCTTGCGGTGATGCATGTCCGGCACCACGTGCAGCTCCGACAGGCCGGTGTGGCCGACTTCCTTGTCGACGAGCAGCTCGGGGATCACGCCGACCGCGCGGCCGCCGGCCGCCATCACTTCGTCGGCGATCGTGCCCATCAGCCCGACGCGGCCGCCGCCGTAGACGAGCGTGAGGCCGGCATCGACGAGGGCGCGGCCGAACGCGCGCGCGGCTTCCGCATAGACGGGCCGCACGCCGGGCGACGACCCGCAGTACACGCATACGGCCTTCATTGCTTCGCGTCCTTTGCGAGGAGGGCCGGCCCGCCGGCGCGCGGCGAACCGTCGCGCGGCGGCAGGTAGTCGGCGAATTCGCGCTTGGGCAGCTTGCCGGAGACGAGATCGTCGAACAGCTGCCGCGAGCGGCCGCGCAGGTACGGCGCCATCACGGAGATCACGTGCATGCTGACCTGGTGCAACTCCTCGCGGATCGCATCCTGGTCGTTGTACTTGCGCGGGTGCATCACGTACTGATACGACAGCCAGTAGGTCGAGATCACGGCCATGTTGGTTGCGATGACCGCGATCTCGGCGGGCGTCGCCACCATCTCGGCATCCGACACGAGCAGCTCGCACATCTCGCGCGCGAAGCGCACCTTGTGGCTGATGATCTGCTTGAAGTGCGTTTCCAGCGTGCGGTTGCGCGCGAGCAGGTCGTTGAGGTCGCGATACAGGAAACGGTAGGTCCACATGAAGTCGGCCATGTACTGCAGGTACGACCATGTTTCGTCGATCGTCGGACGGTGATCTTCGGGGAAGCGCAGGCGCTTTTCGATCGCCTGCTCGAACTGCGCGAAGATGCTGTTGATGATGTCGTCCTTGTTGCGGAAATGGTAGTAGAGGTTGCCTGGGCTGATTTCCATTTCCTCGGCGATCGTCGTGGTGGTGACGTTCGGTTCGCCGATCTCGTTGAAGAGTTTCAACGACAGCTCGAGAATCCGTTCGCGGGTGCGGCGGGGAGGTTTCGCTTCCATGTCGTCCGGCCCTGTGTGTGCCGGACTGGCGGGCGCTGCAATCGATGCTGCGTGATTCGTCCGGCGCGGGTTACTGTTCTATGTCTGGCGGACGATTATAAACCGCTGTTTCCCCGCGTCGCGCGCATTTCGTCATCGCAATGCGCGCGACGCATGGTGCGCCGCCGCACCGGCGCGCCGGCGTGTTCGGCTAGAAGCCGAGCCAGCGCGCGACGACCGGGCCGAGCACGAAGCCCCACGTGGTCACGCACGCGAACAGCGCAACCGTGACGGCCGCGCTGCCGAGGTCCTTCGCGCGCTTCGACAGTTCGTGGCGCTCGAGCGAGATGCGGTCGATCGCGGCTTCGACGCTCGAGTTCAGCAGCTCGACGATCAGCACCAGCAGCACCGACGCGATCAGGAGCGCGCGCGACGCGGCGGGCACCGGCGCGAATGCGCCGATGGGCAGCATCAGCGCGGCGAGCGTCAGTTCCTGGCGGAATGCGCTCTCCTCGCGGATCGCGACCCGGAAACCGTTCAGCGAATGCTTGAGCGCGTACCACGCGCGCGTGAGGCCGCGGTTGCGCTTGTACGGATTCGGCGGCAGCGGCGCGAGGCCGTCGTCGGGGCCGAGCGGCTCGGACGCGTGCGCGTCGGTGTCGGCGTGCGGCTCTTCTTCGTCGAACGGGCGATGCGTGGGTGCCGTTGCGGCAGTCGGTGAGGTGTGGTCGTTCAGGTCTCGTTTCAAATGGCAGCACCTTCGGCGGGCGAGTACGCAGTCTTCGGCAGCGGTTTCAGATGCGACGCGAACTGCTCGGACGCGGCGCGCCACGAGAAGCGCTCCGCCCACTCGCGGGCGGTCGCGCGCTCGATCTTCAGCGCTTCGAGGCAGGCTTCCTGCAGGTCCTCGTGCATCGCGCCCGCGTTGCCGCCGCCGAGCACGTCGACCGGGCCGGTGACCGGGTAGGCCGCGACCGGCGTGCCGCATGCGAGCGCCTCGAGCAGCACGAGCCCGAAGGTGTCGGTGCGGCTCGGGAACACGAACACGTCCGCGGCCGCGTAGACCTTGGCGAGCTCGGCCTGCGACAGCACGCCGAGGTAGTTCGCCTCCGGATAACGCGACTTCAGCTCCGCGAGCGCGGGGCCTTCGCCCGCGACCCACTTCGAGCCGGGCAGGTCGAGCCGCAGGAACGCCTCGACGTTCTTCTCGATCGCGACGCGGCCGACGTACAGGAAGATCGGCCGGGCGGTGTTGAGGACCTTGGACTCCATGGGCCGGAAGATATCGAGATCCACGCCGCGTGTCCACAGGACGACGTTCGTGAAGCCGTACTGCTCGAGGTCGTGCTTGACGACCGGCGTCGGCGCCATCACCGCGAGCGACGGCGCGTGGAACCAGTGCAGGAAGCGGTAGGTCGCGGCCAGCGGGATGCCGAAGCGCGCCTGCACGTATTCCGGGAAGCGCGTGTGATACGCGGTCGTGAACGGCAGCTTGCGCGCGCGTGCATAGCGGCGCGCGGCGAGGCCGAGCGGCCCCTCGGTCGCGATGTGCAGCGCGTCGGGCGCGAACGCGTCGATCCGCGCGCGCAGCTTGCGGTACGGCAGGATCGACAGGCGGATTTCCGGATAGGTCGGGCAGGGCACCGTGCGGAATTCGAGCGGCGTCAGCAGTTCGACGCGGTGGCCGAGGGCCGTGAGTTCGCGGGACGTGCTCTTCAGCGTGCGCACGACGCCGTTGACCTGCGGTTCCCACGCGTCGGTGACGATCATGATCTTCATCGCGGCATGTGTCCTGTAAGTAAGTGCCGGGGAGGGGGCGCGGAGTCAGGCCGTGGCCTTGGTCTTGCGCGAGACGGCCGCGGACGGCGTGCGCATCGCCGTCCAGTAGACGACCTTCAGCTCGCCTTCCATCGTTTCGACGAGCGCGGACAGGCTCTCGACCCAATCGCCGTCGTTGCAGTACAGCACGCCGTCGATGTCGCGGATCTCCGCCTTGTGGATGTGGCCGCAGACGACGCCGTCGCAGCCGCGCCGGCGGGCTTCGTCGGTCATCACGGTCTCGAACTGCGAGATGAAGTTGACCGCGTTCTTCACCTGGTGCTTCAGGTACTGCGACAGCGACCAGTACTGGAAGCCGAGCCGGCTGCGGATCCGGTTGAACCAGCGGTTCAGCACGAGGATCAGCGTGTAGAGCGTGTCGCCGAGGTACGCGAGCCATTTCGCGTGCTGGATCACGCCGTCGAACAGGTCGCCGTGCACGATCCACAAACGTTTGCCTGACAGCGTCGTGTGGAACGCCTCGCCGCGCACCTGGATGTCGCCGAACGCGAGGTCGCAGAACTGCCGCGCGCCTTCGTCGTGGTTGCCCGGGATGTAGACGACCTGCGTGCCCTTGCGGGCCTTGCGCAGGATCTTCTGCACGACGTCGTTGTGCGCCTGCGGCCAGTACCAGCCCTTTTTCAGCTGCCAGCCGTCGATGATGTCGCCGACGAGGTACAGGTATTCGGAATCGTTGTGGCGCAGGAAGTCGAGCAGGTACGTGGCCTGGCAGCCGCTCGAGCCGAGATGGATGTCGGACAGCCAGATGGTGCGGTAGCGATGCGCGGACGGTTCGTGATCGTCGCGCTGCGTGGCGGACGCGGCAGGCGGTTCATGTGCCGTGAGGGTGTCGGCCGCGGCCGAGCCGGACAGGAAGGCGGTGGCGGCGCGGGCGCCGAGGGGGTGACGAAACAGGGAGGTCGCGGACGGTTTCTGGCCCATGCATGACTCGCGCCGGTTGACATTACCGGCATTGCGCCATGCGGGCGTGACTGTGACGTGACAGTCACAAGACGTTCTTATTACTGTCGTGATTGCTTGTTTAGTCGGGGGTGGGGTGGTGTTGCGTGATCGGGCGCCCGGTTTGGGGTGCTGGCTCGCGGGTGGCGGGACGGCCGGGCGTTTGCGGAGACCGCGTGCGGTTTCGTCAGCGGAATGTGAAGCCGGCCGCTAGCGGCGACGGAGCAGCGGGGAAGCAAAGCAGGCCGAGGAAGCGGCCCGAGCAGCTCAGCGCATCAACGCGAAACCGCGACGACGCGGGTGCGCGCGAGCCGGTCGTGCGGAAATTGCCGCCCCGCGTGCAGACGGGCGGCGCCGGCCCACACGGCGATCCACGCGCCGGCGAGCGCGAGCGTGACGGGCACGGACAGGCCGAGGAGCGGGTGCAGCGCGAGCGGCGGCAGGAACCACAGCCAGCCGAGCGCGTAGCGGACGAGCGCGTGGCCGGCGCTCAGCGGCCGGCCGCTCGCCGACTCGATCTTCAGGCGCCAGGTCTTCATCGGCAGCGTCTGGCCGCCGTGCGTCCAGAACCAGACGAAATATGCGCCGACGACGAGCGCGATCCACGCGGCGAGCAGGTTGTGATGAACGAGGCCGTTGCGCTGTTGCAGCACGACGCTGAAGGCGAGCGCGGCGAAGAACACCACGCCGAACAGCAGGACGGCTTCATACAGCATCGCGGCGAGGCGCC harbors:
- a CDS encoding ArnT family glycosyltransferase, translated to MPGTAAPSRRRTSVPASAHHTRSAADPDLDTTLHTAGSPSGAAAAAAAAAVTVAVSVADAPRDRALRLAWRAWLLVAALAAAYLLPGIVGHDPWKQDETYTFGIIQHMLETGDLVVPTNAGAPFMEKPPLYAWVATSLAWLLQRVLPLHDAARLASALFAALAFGFTARAARVASGAAGWFDLKVIGPVALCASSLVVVKHVHDMMTDVALFAGTAIAFCGLLELVMQHVARGRQLQHGLPVRPSGPWAAPLFGAGVGVALMAKGLFVPLVFGATLTAVLALYPECRTRAFARALSIAALVFAPFAIIWPTALFLRSETLFLTWFWDNNVGRFFGFSVPQLGAENDKPLFILRAFLTVGIPVTPLAIVALARGAWRDWRAPRIALPVVFAGVGLAVLEVSATSRQLYILPFFAPLALVAAQAIDRLPQRLHVAWDYLSRALFGSIAVLAWTIWSVMADPAASHERLAPLGRWLPLDWTMPIEPGLVLGALALTVGWLWLLPTLRTTGRWRGALSWASGAIVAWGLVYTLLLPWLDVAKSYRSVYEDLNAHLALEWNDGDCMASLNGLGESEAPMLYYFSGILHRPVSDPAATRCTWMIVQGVRAVDPSPGSEWKLFWTGARPGDDNEMLRVYVRTPEQHPQ
- a CDS encoding SDR family oxidoreductase, which encodes MTEPSERKVVLITGASRGIGRACAVLAAARGWDVGINYARDAAAADATAAAVRDAGGRACVVAGDVSSEADVVAMFDTVVATLGRLDALVNNAGIVAPSLPLADMPVERLKRVFDTNVLGAYLCAREAARRLSTDRGGRGGAIVNVSSIAARLGSPNEYVDYAGSKGAVDSLTIGLAKELGPHGVRVNAVRPGLIETEIHASGGQPGRAGRLGAQTPLGRAGEAQEVAEAIVWLLGDAASYTTGALLDVGGGR
- a CDS encoding TIGR00730 family Rossman fold protein, whose translation is MKAVCVYCGSSPGVRPVYAEAARAFGRALVDAGLTLVYGGGRVGLMGTIADEVMAAGGRAVGVIPELLVDKEVGHTGLSELHVVPDMHHRKKMMADLADGFVAMPGGAGTLEEFFEVYTWAQLGYHRKPVALYNIDAFYDPLIALLRHTVDEGFMRPAYFDTLCIDADPAALIGQLRGYQPPTRDKWAPDETE
- a CDS encoding TetR/AcrR family transcriptional regulator encodes the protein MEAKPPRRTRERILELSLKLFNEIGEPNVTTTTIAEEMEISPGNLYYHFRNKDDIINSIFAQFEQAIEKRLRFPEDHRPTIDETWSYLQYMADFMWTYRFLYRDLNDLLARNRTLETHFKQIISHKVRFAREMCELLVSDAEMVATPAEIAVIATNMAVISTYWLSYQYVMHPRKYNDQDAIREELHQVSMHVISVMAPYLRGRSRQLFDDLVSGKLPKREFADYLPPRDGSPRAGGPALLAKDAKQ
- a CDS encoding diacylglycerol kinase; protein product: MKRDLNDHTSPTAATAPTHRPFDEEEPHADTDAHASEPLGPDDGLAPLPPNPYKRNRGLTRAWYALKHSLNGFRVAIREESAFRQELTLAALMLPIGAFAPVPAASRALLIASVLLVLIVELLNSSVEAAIDRISLERHELSKRAKDLGSAAVTVALFACVTTWGFVLGPVVARWLGF
- a CDS encoding glycosyltransferase family 4 protein, producing MKIMIVTDAWEPQVNGVVRTLKSTSRELTALGHRVELLTPLEFRTVPCPTYPEIRLSILPYRKLRARIDAFAPDALHIATEGPLGLAARRYARARKLPFTTAYHTRFPEYVQARFGIPLAATYRFLHWFHAPSLAVMAPTPVVKHDLEQYGFTNVVLWTRGVDLDIFRPMESKVLNTARPIFLYVGRVAIEKNVEAFLRLDLPGSKWVAGEGPALAELKSRYPEANYLGVLSQAELAKVYAAADVFVFPSRTDTFGLVLLEALACGTPVAAYPVTGPVDVLGGGNAGAMHEDLQEACLEALKIERATAREWAERFSWRAASEQFASHLKPLPKTAYSPAEGAAI
- a CDS encoding UDP-2,3-diacylglucosamine diphosphatase — translated: MGQKPSATSLFRHPLGARAATAFLSGSAAADTLTAHEPPAASATQRDDHEPSAHRYRTIWLSDIHLGSSGCQATYLLDFLRHNDSEYLYLVGDIIDGWQLKKGWYWPQAHNDVVQKILRKARKGTQVVYIPGNHDEGARQFCDLAFGDIQVRGEAFHTTLSGKRLWIVHGDLFDGVIQHAKWLAYLGDTLYTLILVLNRWFNRIRSRLGFQYWSLSQYLKHQVKNAVNFISQFETVMTDEARRRGCDGVVCGHIHKAEIRDIDGVLYCNDGDWVESLSALVETMEGELKVVYWTAMRTPSAAVSRKTKATA
- a CDS encoding RDD family protein; this encodes MLYEAVLLFGVVFFAALAFSVVLQQRNGLVHHNLLAAWIALVVGAYFVWFWTHGGQTLPMKTWRLKIESASGRPLSAGHALVRYALGWLWFLPPLALHPLLGLSVPVTLALAGAWIAVWAGAARLHAGRQFPHDRLARTRVVAVSR